One stretch of Cohnella algarum DNA includes these proteins:
- a CDS encoding IreB family regulatory phosphoprotein, producing the protein MSPSDKNHLDKTVKFDVVPDPEEVSSKDILLSVHDALVEKEYHPINQIVGYLLSGDPAYIPRHNNARSLIRKKERDELIEELVRFYLSQHR; encoded by the coding sequence ATGAGCCCGTCGGACAAAAATCATCTGGACAAGACGGTCAAATTCGACGTCGTACCCGATCCCGAAGAAGTATCGTCGAAGGATATCCTGCTGTCCGTTCACGATGCGCTGGTGGAGAAGGAATATCATCCCATCAATCAAATCGTAGGTTATCTTCTTTCCGGCGATCCCGCTTACATTCCTCGCCATAATAATGCACGCAGCCTGATTCGGAAGAAGGAACGCGACGAATTGATCGAAGAACTCGTCCGCTTCTATCTTAGCCAACACCGATAG
- the ruvX gene encoding Holliday junction resolvase RuvX — MRIMGLDYGDKRIGVALSDAFGWTAQGAEVIERKKDDDYLVRIRELVRENEVESIVVGLPKNMNGTIGPRGEICMAFAEELRQKLNVPVELWDERLTTVAAERALLEADVSRSKRKQVIDKMAAAILLQNYLDSRRK; from the coding sequence ATGCGGATTATGGGGCTGGACTACGGGGATAAGCGCATCGGCGTGGCGCTAAGCGATGCGTTCGGCTGGACCGCGCAAGGAGCGGAAGTGATCGAGCGGAAGAAGGATGACGATTACCTCGTACGGATTCGCGAGCTGGTTCGCGAGAACGAGGTGGAGTCGATCGTGGTCGGACTGCCGAAGAACATGAACGGCACGATCGGGCCGCGTGGCGAAATTTGCATGGCATTCGCGGAAGAACTTAGGCAGAAACTAAACGTGCCCGTCGAACTTTGGGATGAACGTTTGACCACGGTCGCTGCCGAAAGGGCTTTGCTTGAAGCGGATGTCAGCCGCAGCAAGCGCAAGCAGGTGATCGACAAGATGGCGGCGGCCATCCTGCTGCAAAATTATTTGGATTCCCGCCGGAAATGA
- a CDS encoding DUF1292 domain-containing protein → MANESNREEEAEIIYIPDDEGNDEAFEVIMRFEPDDGTDRKYMLLVPAEDVEEEQEVYAFRYEEDDEGEIKLYPIEDQEEWDMVEETFNTLTAEFGDDN, encoded by the coding sequence ATGGCAAACGAATCGAACCGCGAAGAAGAAGCGGAAATTATTTATATTCCCGACGACGAGGGGAACGATGAAGCGTTCGAAGTGATCATGCGCTTCGAGCCGGACGACGGCACCGACCGCAAATACATGCTGCTCGTTCCCGCGGAGGACGTCGAGGAAGAACAGGAAGTATACGCTTTCCGCTACGAAGAAGACGACGAAGGCGAAATCAAGCTGTACCCGATCGAGGATCAGGAAGAATGGGACATGGTCGAGGAGACGTTCAATACGCTTACGGCCGAGTTCGGAGACGACAACTAG
- a CDS encoding DUF1292 domain-containing protein — protein sequence MDKSVSAGPSLRGVFGETIELDGGGIYRILAELSLGGNAYAVLQSDAMKKDGEIEVFRVTANAKGEPELETVEDDDEWESVAEAYDDLQFGGDERP from the coding sequence ATGGACAAAAGCGTTAGCGCGGGGCCTTCGCTCCGCGGCGTTTTCGGAGAAACGATCGAGTTGGACGGCGGCGGCATATACCGGATTTTGGCGGAGCTTTCGTTAGGCGGCAATGCCTATGCGGTCCTCCAGTCCGACGCGATGAAGAAGGACGGAGAGATCGAAGTGTTCCGGGTCACGGCGAACGCGAAGGGCGAGCCGGAACTGGAAACGGTCGAGGACGACGACGAGTGGGAGTCCGTCGCCGAAGCGTACGACGATTTGCAGTTCGGCGGTGACGAGCGGCCCTGA
- the mltG gene encoding endolytic transglycosylase MltG yields the protein MWSFFIALGIVLVSGGAVLFYIWNGLRPTAAKDPVRFTIERGSSADEVAAVLETNGLIRNAFLFDYWLKLKDEGSRFQAGEYEMAPGSTLEEIVAKLNSGDTVAAETIRFTIPEGFTVVQMADKLAAEGIADKDKFLAALNDPSALTGSVWVKQIPDDDDLRYPLEGYLFPDTYELKKGSTEIDIVNRMLSELDRKLNQLPEDWQTTLEEREMTVHELLTLASLIEREVVLDEERPIVASVIENRIEEKMPLQIDATIQYLLDKQKENLTEADLKVDSPYNTYQNAGLPPGPIATPGLKSIEAVLYPAETDYFYYVTKKDGSNQHLFASTYSQHLRNKEQSERNVQQ from the coding sequence TTGTGGTCGTTTTTTATCGCGCTGGGGATCGTGCTCGTATCGGGAGGGGCGGTTCTGTTTTACATCTGGAACGGCTTGCGTCCGACCGCCGCGAAGGATCCCGTTCGCTTTACGATCGAAAGAGGGAGCAGCGCGGACGAGGTAGCCGCCGTGCTGGAAACGAACGGACTGATCCGCAACGCTTTTTTGTTCGATTACTGGCTTAAGCTGAAGGACGAAGGCTCCCGCTTTCAAGCCGGCGAATACGAAATGGCCCCCGGAAGCACGCTGGAGGAAATCGTCGCCAAGCTTAACAGCGGCGATACGGTTGCGGCCGAGACGATTCGGTTTACGATTCCGGAAGGGTTTACGGTCGTGCAAATGGCCGACAAGCTTGCGGCGGAAGGGATCGCGGACAAGGACAAGTTTTTGGCCGCGCTGAACGATCCGTCGGCGCTGACCGGTTCCGTGTGGGTCAAGCAAATCCCGGACGACGACGATTTGCGTTATCCGCTGGAAGGCTACTTGTTCCCCGATACGTACGAACTGAAGAAGGGCAGCACGGAAATCGATATCGTCAACCGGATGCTGTCGGAGCTGGACCGGAAGCTGAACCAGCTTCCCGAAGACTGGCAAACGACGCTCGAAGAGCGAGAAATGACCGTTCACGAGCTGCTCACGCTCGCCTCCCTTATCGAACGCGAAGTGGTGCTCGACGAGGAACGGCCGATCGTGGCCAGCGTCATCGAGAACCGGATCGAAGAAAAGATGCCGCTTCAAATCGACGCGACGATTCAGTATTTGCTCGACAAACAGAAGGAAAATTTGACGGAGGCCGATTTGAAGGTCGACAGCCCTTATAATACGTACCAAAATGCCGGACTTCCGCCGGGGCCGATCGCAACGCCCGGTCTGAAATCGATCGAAGCGGTCCTGTATCCCGCGGAAACCGATTACTTTTATTACGTGACCAAAAAAGACGGCAGCAATCAGCATCTTTTCGCTTCGACGTACAGCCAGCATCTGAGAAACAAGGAGCAGAGCGAGCGAAACGTTCAACAATAG
- a CDS encoding peptidase U32 family protein — MKTYIQAGADAVLIGEARFGMRLPGDIGADRLKEAVAAAHGLGAKAYVAMNKLFRNEELVHLPEYVRLVADAGADAVVFGDPAVLLNIRDHAPGMALHWNAEMTGTNSAAAAYWGRKGAIRAVLARELNEEEIVDFKRQSALEVQVQVHGATNIYYSHRNLLQSYMDHLGKEARLVDLGGDRGLYLVEVERPEEHLPVYEDSNGTHVMSSDDICLLEALPELLSAGIDSLYVEPLLKTERYNETAIRVYRKAIDAWKADPDGYAFDERDLDAIRELQPADRELSFGFLYKEQVY, encoded by the coding sequence ATGAAGACCTATATTCAGGCGGGAGCGGACGCGGTGCTGATCGGCGAGGCGCGCTTCGGCATGAGATTGCCGGGAGATATCGGAGCCGACCGGTTGAAAGAAGCGGTAGCCGCGGCTCACGGGCTCGGGGCGAAAGCGTACGTGGCGATGAACAAGCTGTTCCGAAACGAGGAGCTTGTCCATCTTCCGGAGTATGTTCGGCTTGTCGCCGACGCCGGAGCCGACGCCGTCGTTTTCGGCGATCCGGCCGTGCTGCTCAACATTCGGGATCACGCTCCGGGCATGGCGCTTCACTGGAATGCGGAGATGACGGGGACCAATTCGGCGGCTGCCGCCTATTGGGGACGCAAAGGGGCGATCCGGGCCGTCCTCGCCCGCGAGCTGAACGAAGAGGAAATCGTCGATTTCAAGCGCCAATCGGCGCTCGAGGTGCAAGTTCAGGTTCACGGGGCGACGAATATTTATTATTCCCATCGCAATTTGCTTCAAAGCTATATGGATCATCTCGGCAAAGAAGCCCGCCTGGTCGATTTGGGGGGAGACCGCGGACTTTACCTGGTCGAAGTCGAGCGTCCGGAAGAGCATTTGCCCGTGTACGAAGACAGCAACGGCACGCACGTGATGAGCTCGGACGATATTTGCCTGCTCGAGGCATTGCCCGAACTGCTGTCCGCGGGCATCGACAGCTTGTATGTCGAACCTCTGCTCAAAACGGAACGATACAATGAAACGGCGATTCGGGTTTATCGGAAAGCGATCGACGCCTGGAAAGCGGATCCCGACGGCTATGCGTTCGACGAACGGGATTTGGATGCCATACGCGAGCTGCAGCCCGCGGATCGCGAGCTCAGCTTCGGATTTTTGTACAAGGAGCAGGTTTATTGA
- a CDS encoding peptidase U32 family protein translates to MNGTLQAVGRTAGKGKRHRLAKPELLAPAGSLEKLKFAVRYGADAVYIGGQKYGLRSNADNFSIEEMREGVEFASRYGAKVFVATNIFAHQEDLPGVADYLKELEDAGIAAIIAADPAIVETALRKTPGLEVHLSTQQSTMNWQAVRFWKEEGLPRVVLARETTMDEIREIKDRVDIEIEVFIHGAMCSSVSGRCVLSNHFTDRDSNRGGCCQSCRWKYDLRSGEGAYAEPGDQLFTMGSKDLAMIGNLPDLIEAGVDSFKIEGRMKSIHYVASVVNAYRQAIDAYMADPEGYSLAPEWVGDIGKAANRPLSTGFFYSTPGAKEHIYEPQEKPAPYDFAAVVTDYNPSTGIAVVQQRSPFKPGMEVEFFGPGGRSFTQRVGEISDDQGNRLDVARHPLQTIRLKTDFPVEPWDIMRKKIL, encoded by the coding sequence ATGAACGGCACATTGCAAGCGGTCGGCAGGACAGCGGGAAAAGGCAAACGCCATCGGCTTGCCAAGCCCGAGCTGCTGGCTCCGGCGGGCAGTTTGGAAAAGCTTAAATTCGCCGTCCGCTACGGCGCGGACGCCGTCTATATCGGCGGCCAAAAGTACGGCCTGCGTTCCAACGCCGACAACTTCAGCATCGAAGAGATGCGGGAGGGGGTCGAATTCGCTTCCCGCTACGGGGCGAAGGTGTTCGTCGCCACAAATATATTCGCCCACCAGGAAGACTTGCCCGGAGTCGCCGATTATTTGAAGGAGCTGGAGGATGCGGGCATCGCGGCAATCATCGCGGCCGACCCCGCCATCGTCGAAACGGCGCTTCGAAAGACGCCGGGCCTGGAAGTGCATTTGAGCACCCAGCAATCGACGATGAATTGGCAGGCGGTCCGTTTTTGGAAAGAGGAAGGACTGCCGCGCGTCGTTTTGGCGCGGGAAACGACGATGGACGAAATCCGCGAGATCAAGGACCGCGTCGACATCGAGATCGAAGTTTTCATTCACGGAGCGATGTGCTCGTCCGTATCGGGCCGCTGCGTGCTGTCCAATCACTTCACCGATCGCGACTCCAATCGGGGCGGATGCTGCCAATCGTGCCGGTGGAAGTACGATTTGCGCTCGGGCGAAGGGGCGTACGCGGAGCCGGGCGACCAGCTTTTCACGATGGGAAGCAAAGATTTGGCCATGATCGGGAATTTGCCGGACTTGATCGAAGCGGGCGTCGACAGCTTCAAAATCGAAGGCCGGATGAAGAGCATCCACTACGTCGCTTCGGTCGTCAATGCTTATCGGCAGGCCATCGATGCTTATATGGCCGACCCGGAGGGCTATTCGCTTGCGCCCGAGTGGGTCGGCGACATCGGCAAGGCGGCGAACCGGCCGCTCAGCACCGGCTTTTTCTACAGCACGCCGGGAGCGAAAGAGCATATTTACGAGCCGCAGGAGAAGCCGGCGCCGTACGATTTTGCCGCCGTCGTCACGGACTACAATCCTTCGACAGGAATCGCCGTCGTTCAACAGAGGAGTCCGTTCAAGCCGGGAATGGAAGTCGAATTTTTCGGCCCGGGCGGCCGCAGCTTTACCCAGAGGGTCGGAGAGATTAGCGACGATCAGGGAAATCGGTTGGATGTCGCCCGGCATCCGCTGCAGACTATCCGGCTTAAGACGGATTTTCCGGTGGAGCCGTGGGACATTATGCGCAAAAAGATTTTGTAA
- a CDS encoding methyl-accepting chemotaxis protein, translating to MKKTWRDRMKDVDLKKGSGNVGKYARYLGKSLKNTRIVSPFRSVGMKLFLIIFCGILACVVALGMISYTQARKVIETKVAESTIETSAQTAGRMDLLLSGYERKTMEFLSDAEFTTLLSSAISATDDYERFDSQRNLTNKLSSVMLSDSMLAGIYLIPSDPNMEVMGSASSGGLPNVSENMPAFVTQMVEASGKVVWVPTMPKGVSGNMSSGTIAVGRAMMSVNSNNPYVLVIEVHISALDDMLETVDFGDGSSTYIVAPDGTIVYSPVKEEMGTAYGYELPASGSSSNFKLDKKEYLTVGADSTANGWKVVGNMPIETLTKDAGVIARVTWIVGSLSALIAGAIGWFIVWSIGRPLGQLRNLMNEGERGNLTVRSNIRSKDEIGQVADSFNRMMENITNLVMKTTESAAEVLATAASLGDASRKTAGAAKEIAIATEEIASGATNLAVESERGSEMTGEIGNQVQLVIASNTEMGRSAAEVEEAGRRGTDYMAGLIQKTGQTEEMTRSMVEKVDKLQDSTRSIRKILDVLGNLTKQTNILSLNATIEAARAGAAGKGFMVVADEIRKLADQSRQSIGVVGEVVETIQNEIEETVSVLSEAYPLFKQQIESVREATEIFHNVQEQMNLFAERLDSATKSVGRLEEAQSTLSLAMTNVSAVAQQSSATSEEVASLSNEQLNISEGLVQLSSRLEAVSVQLRESLSKFTVQ from the coding sequence ATGAAAAAGACGTGGCGCGATCGCATGAAAGATGTCGATTTGAAGAAAGGCTCGGGCAACGTGGGCAAGTATGCGCGGTATTTAGGAAAAAGCCTGAAAAACACGAGGATCGTTTCTCCGTTTCGTTCCGTAGGCATGAAGCTGTTTCTAATTATTTTTTGCGGCATTTTGGCTTGCGTCGTGGCTCTCGGCATGATTTCCTATACGCAAGCGCGCAAAGTAATTGAGACCAAAGTCGCAGAATCCACGATCGAGACGTCGGCGCAAACGGCCGGCCGCATGGATTTGCTTTTGAGCGGGTACGAACGCAAGACGATGGAGTTTCTTTCGGATGCGGAATTTACGACCCTGCTGTCGAGCGCGATCAGCGCGACGGACGATTACGAGAGGTTCGACAGCCAGCGAAACCTGACGAACAAGCTTTCGTCCGTCATGCTTTCGGACTCGATGCTGGCGGGCATTTATTTGATTCCGTCCGATCCGAACATGGAAGTGATGGGATCGGCCTCGTCCGGAGGGCTGCCTAACGTTTCGGAAAATATGCCTGCCTTCGTAACCCAAATGGTCGAGGCTTCCGGCAAAGTCGTTTGGGTGCCTACGATGCCGAAGGGCGTATCCGGCAATATGAGCAGCGGGACGATCGCGGTCGGACGCGCCATGATGAGCGTGAACAGCAACAATCCGTATGTGCTGGTGATCGAGGTCCACATCTCGGCGCTGGACGATATGCTGGAGACGGTCGATTTCGGGGACGGCAGTTCGACCTATATCGTCGCGCCGGACGGCACGATCGTTTACTCCCCCGTCAAGGAAGAAATGGGCACGGCGTACGGTTATGAGCTTCCGGCAAGCGGCAGCTCCAGCAATTTCAAATTGGACAAAAAGGAATACTTGACCGTCGGGGCGGACTCGACGGCCAACGGGTGGAAGGTCGTCGGCAATATGCCGATTGAAACCTTGACGAAGGATGCCGGAGTGATTGCCAGGGTGACCTGGATCGTCGGATCGTTATCCGCCTTGATCGCGGGCGCGATCGGCTGGTTTATCGTCTGGTCGATCGGCAGACCGCTCGGCCAGCTTCGCAACTTGATGAACGAAGGCGAACGCGGCAATTTGACGGTTCGTTCGAATATTCGTTCGAAGGATGAAATCGGGCAGGTTGCGGACAGCTTCAATCGCATGATGGAAAATATTACAAACCTGGTCATGAAGACGACCGAATCGGCGGCGGAAGTGCTCGCGACGGCCGCCTCCCTGGGCGACGCTTCGCGCAAGACGGCCGGAGCCGCCAAGGAGATCGCGATCGCAACCGAAGAAATCGCGAGCGGCGCGACCAACCTCGCCGTCGAATCGGAGCGCGGCAGCGAGATGACCGGAGAAATCGGCAACCAGGTGCAGCTCGTCATCGCCTCCAATACGGAAATGGGCCGTTCCGCCGCCGAAGTCGAGGAAGCGGGCCGAAGAGGTACCGATTATATGGCCGGGTTGATCCAGAAAACGGGGCAAACCGAAGAGATGACCCGTTCGATGGTGGAGAAAGTGGACAAGCTGCAGGACAGCACCCGCTCGATCCGGAAAATTCTCGACGTGCTGGGCAATTTGACCAAGCAGACGAATATTTTGTCGCTTAACGCAACGATCGAGGCGGCGCGGGCCGGCGCGGCGGGCAAAGGCTTCATGGTCGTCGCCGACGAAATCCGCAAGCTTGCGGATCAATCGCGGCAATCGATCGGCGTCGTCGGCGAAGTGGTCGAAACGATTCAGAATGAAATCGAAGAGACCGTCTCGGTTTTGTCGGAAGCCTATCCGCTGTTTAAACAGCAGATCGAATCGGTGCGCGAAGCGACGGAAATTTTCCACAACGTTCAGGAGCAGATGAACCTGTTCGCGGAACGGTTGGATTCGGCCACCAAATCGGTCGGACGACTGGAGGAAGCGCAATCGACCTTGTCGCTCGCGATGACGAACGTCAGCGCGGTCGCCCAGCAATCCTCCGCCACGTCGGAGGAGGTCGCGTCGCTCAGCAACGAGCAGTTGAACATCAGCGAAGGGCTCGTTCAGCTGTCCAGCCGGCTGGAGGCCGTATCGGTGCAGCTGCGGGAGTCTCTTTCGAAATTTACGGTTCAATAA
- a CDS encoding peptidoglycan D,D-transpeptidase FtsI family protein codes for MKASSRLRLVKVLLLFAILFGIAEARLAWVQLGIGGKKQAHAVLQRQAALQHADELVLDNGRGHFLDRNGVMLTGKTVRALAAFPAQGMPRGTEKELGELSDILGADRDRLAEWLDELRTADVWRAEGGKQAYSLSEEQAARIRSLDLSGIAVLPYRNRYPDDAAFDPLQAIGYVSQDPSHLRETYGKRLADLRINETDPIGGAGLEHSLDRLLRGTGPTKAMQLTDGARRPLKGLGIHVASPDNAHYPLQVKTTIDAGMQRAVTEVLDKHGIRRGAVVVLDAGNADVLAMVSLPAFDPGRIGAAGTDERNHALLAVAPGSIFKTVTLAAALEAGITDVTERFYCDGTYGRYGLKCWHEGGHGLLTLEEAFAESCNVVFAALAERLDPALLQSTADKLGIGRQVGWSAERFVDGQPLRLLPEEQAGAVFADLEAAKDGGVRTGSGIGQRDVRVTPLQAANLAVTLLHGGKVLAPRIVSEIRYADGGRMARLHPQTASSAYGKIGPDTAAFVRKAMESVVAKGTAASALKTSVWPLAGKSGTAELAGRDAGSNHHWFIGYGPAKGKARFAVSVLLEKEPAGLRNRAGAVFGDIMEALRLLEEGRNRKDQPATAVPSAGAEAGKR; via the coding sequence TTGAAAGCGTCAAGTCGGCTCAGACTGGTTAAAGTATTGCTGCTGTTTGCCATCTTGTTCGGCATCGCGGAAGCGAGACTTGCGTGGGTGCAGCTCGGCATCGGCGGCAAAAAGCAAGCGCATGCCGTCTTGCAGCGGCAAGCCGCTTTGCAGCATGCGGATGAGCTTGTGCTCGACAACGGGAGGGGGCATTTTCTGGACCGCAACGGCGTTATGCTGACCGGGAAAACCGTCCGCGCGCTGGCGGCTTTTCCCGCGCAAGGCATGCCGAGAGGAACGGAGAAAGAGCTGGGCGAGCTGTCGGACATATTAGGCGCGGATCGCGATCGGCTGGCCGAATGGCTCGACGAACTGCGGACGGCCGACGTGTGGCGCGCGGAAGGGGGGAAACAGGCGTACTCGTTAAGCGAGGAGCAAGCCGCCCGAATCCGGAGCCTCGATTTGTCCGGGATCGCCGTTCTGCCTTACCGCAACCGCTATCCGGACGATGCGGCTTTCGACCCGCTGCAGGCGATCGGGTACGTCTCCCAGGATCCGTCGCATCTTCGGGAAACGTACGGCAAGCGCCTCGCCGACCTGCGCATAAACGAAACCGATCCGATCGGCGGAGCGGGTCTCGAGCATTCTCTGGACCGGCTGCTTCGCGGGACCGGACCGACGAAGGCGATGCAGTTGACCGACGGGGCGCGAAGGCCCTTGAAGGGGCTTGGAATCCACGTCGCATCGCCGGATAATGCCCATTATCCGCTGCAGGTCAAAACGACGATCGATGCCGGTATGCAGCGGGCGGTTACGGAAGTGCTGGACAAGCACGGCATTCGAAGAGGAGCGGTCGTCGTGCTCGATGCGGGAAATGCGGACGTTCTGGCGATGGTCTCCTTGCCGGCATTCGATCCCGGGCGCATCGGAGCGGCCGGAACCGACGAACGGAACCATGCGCTCCTCGCGGTCGCGCCGGGCTCGATCTTCAAAACCGTTACGCTGGCGGCCGCATTGGAGGCCGGCATTACCGACGTAACGGAACGCTTTTATTGCGACGGAACGTACGGCCGCTACGGCCTGAAATGCTGGCACGAGGGGGGGCATGGTTTGCTTACGCTGGAGGAAGCGTTCGCGGAATCGTGCAACGTCGTTTTTGCGGCGCTTGCCGAGCGCCTCGATCCGGCGCTGCTGCAAAGCACGGCCGACAAGCTGGGCATCGGCCGCCAAGTCGGCTGGAGCGCGGAACGTTTCGTCGACGGACAGCCGCTGCGGCTGCTGCCCGAAGAGCAGGCGGGGGCCGTCTTTGCCGATCTGGAGGCGGCAAAGGACGGCGGCGTCCGCACCGGATCCGGAATCGGCCAACGGGACGTGCGGGTGACGCCGCTGCAGGCGGCCAATTTGGCGGTGACGCTGCTGCACGGAGGCAAGGTGCTCGCCCCCCGGATCGTCAGCGAAATCCGCTATGCGGACGGCGGACGGATGGCCCGGCTGCATCCGCAAACGGCTTCGTCCGCTTATGGAAAAATCGGGCCGGATACGGCCGCGTTCGTGCGCAAAGCGATGGAATCCGTCGTCGCGAAAGGGACGGCGGCCTCCGCTTTGAAAACGTCCGTCTGGCCGCTTGCGGGCAAGTCGGGCACCGCCGAGCTGGCGGGCCGGGATGCGGGTTCGAACCATCACTGGTTCATCGGCTACGGGCCGGCGAAAGGAAAAGCCCGATTCGCGGTATCCGTCCTGCTCGAGAAGGAGCCGGCCGGTTTGCGCAATCGGGCGGGGGCCGTATTCGGCGACATTATGGAAGCGTTGCGGCTGCTGGAGGAGGGCCGAAACCGTAAGGATCAGCCCGCTACGGCTGTTCCTTCTGCGGGGGCTGAAGCGGGGAAACGGTGA
- the ytvI gene encoding sporulation integral membrane protein YtvI, whose translation MFHLYQKYWRTAFDIGVVALTVWLTMYIFSYLYSIATPVFLSLLVFICIEPLAKRLNRIGIRKSIASGISILLFSLIVLAVLAGLGFIFYSQISQLSEKLPYYQRVLTGQVGQIVEYLKQHIDRLPPDITQRAQEAVDTVTKFGTNVATSFLNWLVSFLSSFSAFIFNFVMAIILAYFLSVEIDWWRRIASDRSPKTLKTAFAFLRENVFKGIGAYFSAQAKLISVTFIVIFISLLLLGVKNAFALALLAGLFDVLPLLGVSALFIPWILYLFIVGDTTLAIWLTVLLAAVTLTRQMLEPKITGNTVGVSAFTMLAAMLVSMSLFGVAGLILAPILIILLKALYDQGYLQQWIRLPKEEFTVSPLQPPQKEQP comes from the coding sequence ATGTTTCATTTGTACCAGAAATACTGGCGCACCGCATTCGATATCGGCGTCGTCGCGCTGACCGTATGGCTTACGATGTACATATTCAGCTATTTGTACAGCATCGCCACGCCCGTATTTTTATCCTTGCTCGTCTTTATATGCATCGAGCCGCTCGCCAAACGCCTGAACCGCATCGGCATCCGCAAATCGATCGCGTCCGGCATCAGCATTCTCCTGTTTTCGCTGATCGTGCTGGCGGTGCTGGCGGGCCTCGGCTTTATTTTTTACTCCCAGATCAGCCAATTGAGCGAAAAGCTGCCCTATTACCAAAGAGTATTGACCGGTCAAGTCGGCCAAATCGTCGAATACTTGAAGCAGCATATCGACCGGCTTCCGCCCGACATCACGCAAAGAGCGCAGGAAGCGGTCGACACCGTAACGAAGTTCGGCACGAACGTGGCGACTTCGTTCCTGAACTGGCTCGTTTCGTTTCTTTCTTCCTTCTCCGCGTTTATTTTCAACTTCGTCATGGCGATCATTCTCGCCTATTTTTTGAGCGTCGAAATCGATTGGTGGCGCCGGATCGCTTCGGACCGTTCGCCCAAAACGCTCAAGACCGCCTTCGCTTTTCTGCGGGAAAACGTGTTTAAAGGCATCGGCGCTTATTTTTCGGCGCAGGCCAAGCTGATCAGCGTCACGTTTATCGTCATTTTTATTTCGCTGCTGCTGCTCGGCGTCAAAAACGCGTTCGCCCTCGCCCTGCTCGCCGGCCTGTTCGACGTGCTGCCTCTGCTTGGCGTAAGCGCGCTGTTCATCCCCTGGATTTTGTATTTGTTCATTGTGGGGGATACGACCCTCGCCATATGGCTGACCGTTCTGCTGGCCGCCGTCACGCTGACGCGCCAAATGCTCGAACCGAAAATCACCGGCAACACGGTCGGGGTTTCGGCGTTCACGATGCTGGCGGCCATGCTCGTTTCGATGTCGCTGTTCGGGGTGGCCGGCCTGATTCTGGCGCCGATTCTGATCATTTTGCTCAAGGCGCTTTACGATCAAGGATATTTGCAGCAATGGATCCGGCTGCCGAAAGAGGAATTCACCGTTTCCCCGCTTCAGCCCCCGCAGAAGGAACAGCCGTAG